The sequence GCAGAATCCACTCCCTCGGTTTGTTTctggagaaagcaggaagacgcAGGGCTGAGATCACCCTTATGGTTAGGAACAGGGCAGAACGGCACTCACTTGTTGCAGATGATCTGGTGATTGACTTTTGGCCGGGCGAGGTAACTGATGCGTCTCTCCCTGGTGCTGTCCCATGCCTGGGTATGAGTTACCATAGCAATCGGCTTCTCGGGAAATGCTCCCGAGCTTAGTTCCCTTCCAGATGACGCGAGATGCTTCCAGGGGCCAGCTTCGTGTTACTGCATATCTGAGGGGATGATAAAGATGCTTTTGAATCAAAGACAACCACTTTGTGACTCACACACCTGAGGGGTTTGCATGGGGATCTAAGGCTCTCAGGGCAAAAAGCGTTGTGCCTGGTGTGTTCTGCTACCTTCAATCACCTTAAGTAGCCCCATGGAGTAACATGCAGTAACATGCCGTGCAATGAGAGGGTGACagaatcaataataataataaatgtattttattatatGTGTGTACAGCCCCTATCACAATACAGCCCTGATCCATGACAGGACTCTCTAAGTCAGCGGTGGgtaaactatggcctgggggctgcatccagtcctccagacattttaatccagccctcaggTGCCCATTGGGGAGTGGGGTCGGGAGCTTGCcccgctctggtgctccagccagggggcaggattgggggcttgccctgctccgtgTGACTCCCAGAAGCactggcatgtccccactctggctcctatgcataggggcagccaaggggctctgcatgctgactccgcagctcccaatggctgggaaccatggccaatgggagctgcagggacagcttCTGTGGACAGGACAGCGTGCAGAGCCGCCTAGCCGTGCCACCGCataggagctggaagggggacatgctgctgtttctgggagctgcttgaggtaagcgccatccagagcctgcaccctgaccccttcctgcaccccaatcccctgccccagccctgatccccctcctgccctccgaacccctcagtcccaggctggagcaccctcctgcagctccaacccctcattcccagccccactccagagccttcacccccagctggagcccttcccctcccccttccccttcccctccgcaccccaacccactgccccagcccagagccacctcccacaccctgaactcctcatttctggcccaccccagagcctgcacccccagccagaacccacaacccctcccgcaccccaacccccaatttcatgagcattcatggcccccccatacaatttccatacccagatgtggcccttgggccaaaatgttccccccaccccgcacTCTAAGTGCTTCAGctctgaaataaatatatattacatatatCACACTGTAATTACAATATATAACAACAGTATTTATgtcagattccaaagccagaagaggCCTCAgtaataatctagtctgatctcctgcataacacaggccagagaactttctcaaaataattcctagagcagagcttttagacaaATATCCACTTGTTATACTATTATTAAACACACTGTCTATTGTTTTGTTATATGTGTTTGTGTAGCCCCTAGTGCAAGAGAGCCCccagcagcttgtggtgatctCTAGGGGTCACTGCAAGACAAGGCAGATGATTACGCCGATCACATGGTCTTTTGCTGTGCGCAGCTTTCGCTGAAATCAATAGCGATTTTCCCCCGTTTAAAGACCACAGAACGCGGCCCATTATTTGTTAATCTTCAGAGCCGATGCTGTAATTACCCAGCCTCTGTCCTACGAATGATATTTTCCTATCTGACTAATACGGATTAAAAGGGCTAAAATACACAAGATTAAAACAATTACAGTCTTAGAGGGTCTGTCAGTACCACATGATTATGTCAATTTCAGGCCTCTCAAGCTGTGGCAGGTTCAGTGAGGGCGTCTTTCGCCTGCAAACCACCAGAGGGGAAGCCTTGAAATGCTGCCCTAAAAATCAATCCCATTGCCCGGGAGGCTGCTTGCTACGCTAACCATCAGGAGACCTTGAAGAGCAGGGGTgagatcctggccccattaatggcaaaactcccagtgacgtCACTAGGGCCTGGGTTTCACTCCAGGCGTCTAGAGGCTTCCCGGACTGGCTCCCCATCcctgggggtgagtggggggtcCGATGCATCTCCTCCCTCTGGAGTCCCACAAAGATCCTTGCTCCGATCTACAGGATGGTTTGCTATCCTGCACCCCTTGCTctgactccttcccccaccctggctGCCCACTTTCCCTTCCATTGGTCCCGGATGCTGCTCCCACCCACGTACCTGGCCTGGGTCCCCACTTGGCATTCCTCCTCCATGGAACACACAGTGATGCAGACAGGTGGTTGCCATGGGGAGGGGGATTGCGCCTTCtgttcccaggggaacccccagctGAGGGAGGATCCCTCAGTGTGGCCTAGGGGCTCAGGGTCAGGGACTTGGGAGCCGTAGGTTCTAGCCCGGGCTCTGCCACGGTCCTCCTACAAAACCTTGGGTaagtctctgtgcctctgttttccttccGAGCCTTTGTCTATTTAGGTTGGGAACTGGGTGTAGAGGGGGCTGTCTCTTACTCTGGGTCTGTGTAGCACCCAGCACAATagggcttcattgtgctaggcattgtccGGGCCCACTGTCTCTGCCCCAGTGAGCCCACGGGCCAAGTAACGCTGCTATAGGACAAACAGGCCGGAGCGGATACCCAGGGGAACCCAGAGGTGTAGGATTAGCCCATGGCTAGGGTCCTGGTGAGCCCAGTGGTCCAACCACCTGAGCAGTTTGTGCAGTTCCCTTGGATCGGCTCCCGGAGCTGTTCCTTCCCCTGGTGCTGAAATCCTTCCCCATGCGTGAAGCAGGCAGCGTAAGCAACCCCTCCTGATGCTGCAGGGTCCTGCGCTGCTTCCTAGTTACACAGAGCAGGTCTGTGtgctcagcccccctccccccatttgttCTATGTCAATaaatacccccccacacacacacaacgctGAGAGTCACTCCCACCAGAGCCCGAGCCTGCAACAGGCGCGGTCTCACTGAGGCTAAGTCTACATTACAAGGGCTGCAGCAGGATAGCTGCAGCTGTGGGATGGAGACTGGGTATCACCCcagaagggttttttccatcgccgtagttaatccacctccccgaaagGCGGACGGATGAGATCTCCCGCCGAGCTAGCACTGTCTACAACAGGGCTCAGATCAGCTGATCTACATCGCTCAGAggggtgaatttttcacatccagAGCAACACTGCTAGGTACTCCTATGTTTTAGGTACACCTGATGCTTTGTGGGGAGATGAGCTTGTGAGGAAGGATCTCTTTCCTCACAGCTTGGCCAAGCAGACAGGACCGGAGCCAAGGGTCAGTTAAGGATGAAGGGGGATGTCACATTAGTTCAAGCCTCATACGGACTCCTGCTCTCCCTGGCGGTCCGTGGAGGGACGTCTTTCTGTTCTCTGCTTGGACAGCCCCTCGCACACTGGGGTCCTGCTCCGTGACAAGGGTCCTGCAATACCCACAATAGCCACAAATATCTGTCCAAGCTCAAAACAAACACTGGACGCTCTATTTTCTGTAAATCCAACCTTAGCCATCCATCAGACAGCCCACACCCACCCCGAATGCTGCTCTCAGCTGCCCGGCCTACCAGTGTGCGCTTTCATTGGTGGCCCACAAGACAGAGCCCTGGCCAGGCCTGCAGGAGACGTGGGTTCTGGTCCTGGCTGTGTGAATCAAATCGCTTCTTTTCCATGCAGTGAGATAGATCTGGGGTTCCTGAGGGTTTTGGGTCAAAGGACGAAGGCCCAACCCCAATTAGCTAATCCAGTGGTAGGTGAGGGATCTACCAGGCACAGGCTCTGGGTGAGAGTTACCAGGTCCAATTCGCCTCTCACCAGGGTTTAGCTTCACTGACCCTTGTTTCCAATGGGCAATTCCAAGCAGAATCTgcttccttcccatccccaaCCCAAATTCCCTTGAGGATCTGGGGCCAAATGCTGGAGGTGCACAGAGTGTTAACCTGCACCGAGCTTGCACCCTGCTGGGCCTCTTCGCTCACTCtccagctgggaagggatgcGGCTGGCGTGTGCTCAGGTGGGGAAGGCTGTAGGCCGTGGATTGAGGAGGCTTGGTGGGCCATGCCTCGGGACTGCAGAGCACGCTTCACTTTCTCTCACTGTTTATTAGTTTTCAAACCTCAGTGTGAATGTGGAGCATCGGGATTGGAAATTAACTTCAGCCAGGGAGTACCGGAGAAGGAGCACCTCAGTCTAGATCTGCAGCCCCTGTGCTCCTCTGCtattccagctctgggctctcatGCAACTCTGCCAATGCACCACTAGCATGGCCAATCAATGCCCCTCGCTACTGACCCCTTGCTTTTCCGAccctgtgcctgtcctgggaagGCAGTCAAAGCTCACGCAGAATCGTGAGCGATGCACTCCAGCAGCCACCAGGGCTATGCTGATCCCGGCAAGACCCCTACTTGTGGCTAGAGATGGCTCTGAACCAAAGCCGTGCATCCGAACAGCCCAGCCTCTTGAAGCTCGGATCCAGGTCACGCATAAACCCAAACCTCATGCAGAACAGGCCATCTTCACCCGGCTGATCCCCTTCCATCACGCCATGAGGCGCCCCATTGCATGACGACCTTAGCAAAGTCCTTCCTTGTCTTCCTCCCAAACTTTGCcaacctccccccgccccaacacCCTCGCTTCTCTGAATGACTCACCAGAGCCAAGGGCTAATAATGAAATTGATTTAATATTCAGAGGTTGCTCTTTAACAAGCAAAGGacattctcccctccctcctccatcttCCCCCACCACACAGTGCAGACCAGGTAATTAAAAGCAGGCTGGGATTCATTCCCGCTTGGTGATGGATGCATATGCTAATGAGCAGCGAGAGGAACGCCTAGCAATTTTCTCCTGTACTTCAAGTCTCTGTGTctggcccccctccccccgcacctctTGCTTTGCCTAATTCCAATAAAGGCAGGAGGGGCTGAGGCGTGGTTTTAATTTGCAAGGCAAAGAGAGCGccccattatttatttatattgatcCCCGTGACCGTCCTGACGGTGCCTTTAAATCAAAGGGGAGAGGCGCCCTTCAGTGCTCTGATTTGGACTCTTTCCGTCACCTGGGGGGCTGGAAAAAGCAAAAGCAGAGACAAAAGTCACTTGTCACTTCCCCCACCTTTGCTTTGTCCTGGATTATCCATGGTAAATTCTAGGGGAAGGGCTGGGATCTCCCCttctctgtccctgcccccctaaACATCAGCGCATGATCCGGATTCTGTTCCCTTGCAGTCAGGTCACCCCATGAGCGCGATCAGTTACCAGCGACAGCCACAAACTGACCGTGTCAGCCACTCACCCTCTCTTCTGCGCTGGGACCCACGCTTCAGATTCTGTTGTCCATTCCACGACTGCAGGATCCAGGGCAGGATTTAGGGAGCCTCTGTAAGCCAGCAGCTAGGGAGCCAGAAAGCGCCCCAGGGTCTGGCTCCATCCAGTAGCCTCAGTAGAGAATCTCCTTTCTATTCACTACAGTCTCCTCCTGCCTTGTCTCTGCTGCAGGATAAGCCACATGGCTAAGCAAGGGGACGGTGGAGGGGAGAGCGACAGCGACAACAGGAAGACGGAATCAGAACAAAAAGCTGGCCTGTTTCAAAGCCAAGAGGCTCAGGCCCACAGACTAGCGTGCGCTCGGCCACACTTGCCAAACAGTTCAGTTCCCAGTTAGGCACCTTAGTGAGCCAGGTGGATTTTCAGGAGTGCTCGGCATTGCTGGCAGTGGGAGCGGCTGCTGGGTATTAGTCACTGTTGAAATTCAGGCCCCTTTTTGACATACCTCCTGGCCACAAGGTAAAGAACCCATTGGGATGTTTTAGGCTGGTTTGACATTGGATCTGCGGCCTGTCCGCTGCCATGGCTGCCATGTCAGGGTTGTGCCAGCCCAGCAGAGCCTGCCAACAGCTTCATCCGGGCACGGATGTGTCCCTTTCTCGCTTGTATTTTATGATTCTCTCTGTTTCTGCCCAAGGCCCATAGAATGGGGCTCCACAATTGTCATCTCTGGGGGAGTTCCTGGTTCGTGGACGGGGGGGTCAGTTGTTCACACACTATGGCGACGGGTGCAGTGGGGAACGAACTCTGAACCTGGGGAGGTAGAGGGAACCTGGACTGTGTAACAAGTCAAGGTTGCGGTTTTGCTCTGGAGCAGTGCCACTGTGGTCACCGAAAATGATCTCAGGAGGTGTGAGGCACGGTTGGCGAGCCCCTCAGCAGCTGGGAATCGATGGCGCCCTGTTGACGTCAGCGGGGCTGCCTGACACCAGCAGGAGAGCTGGCCCTCGGCCGGCAGCAAGAGGAGTCTAAGCACTGGGCCAGGGTTTTCTAGACCAGAGCGCaaggagtggggctggcggcgcaGCCTAAggatgctggggggaaggggagtgacgTTTGTGCCTCGTGAAGGGTAATTTTCCTAAGAGGGAGGCAGCTCATGGCGTCTCCTTAATGAAAGGGCGGGCGGCCTGTCAGGGAATTAACCTAACAGATGGGGGCTGAGTGGGTATATAGGGGGGCTGGCCCCCCCATGGACTGTCAGGGAGCGAGACGGGACAGAGGTGGGAGAAGATCGGGGAATGAGACAGAAGAAAGAGCCAGGTTGAACCAGAGAAAGCAAAGGGCAAAGCCgaagagagggaaggaagaggacgaaagcaggaggagcagagagggccaaggaaaaggaaggagagaaggtggaagagagagaacgGAAGAGCCGAAGGAAGGAGGACAggatggaggcaggagaggaagaaGCCTAGAGGAGAGGGCAGGGAGCCGGCCTCATGGAAGCGGGGCCAGAGCGAGCCCACCCCTCTGGGAAGGAGGAGCGGAGGGCAGGACAGAGGGACTGTGGGCCCGGCTCTGGGGAAGGCTCCCAGGGTAAGTGACGCTGATAATGACCATGGAGGGGTTGCATGGCTGGGAATTGGGTTCCCTGTGGCACAGAGGAGGTCGAGTTCTGGCCTCAGGTCCCCCTCGCCACTAGGAGGAAACACCTCCACATTTGGGCAGCCACAGGGAGAGCATACAGGGGCCAGGTCTGatcccacccccgccccacagcaAGGGGGTCACAGAGCAactgcaccccagagccagctTCCCCCTGCCGTTGAGCCCCTGCCCCGctaggggggagagggaagctcTGTCTCCCAGACTCCTAGAGCATCACCAAGGGGCCAGGCAGAGCCAGGTGTATGTGACGGGGACGCCTGTCCACTAGAAACTGCGCAGAGGCCCAGCAAACTCACGTCATGGCGGCTCCCGGCTGGTAAAGATTTCCAGTGACGGCCGAGCTGAGCTGGGATTCAGCCAGCAGCTTCTTCCCAAACCGGTTCGAAAAGAGCCATGAATCCATCTTCTTCCCAAGCCAGACAGCTTGAGTGGCAGCTCAGGGGATGGTTCTCGCTGGTTCTTCTAGCTGCAGAGTTTTGCTCCTCTCCACTTAGCCCGATTCCCCCGGTCCTGCCTTGTGGAGAGGGATGagggtctagtggttaaggcTAAAGAGAGGAGACTGCAGGCTGAGAGGGGAGCAGATTGCTCCCTGGCAATACAGGGGCTCTCTCGCGCTCTGCATCCACGCAGCTCTCTGTTGGGCCCGTCGGCACCCCGGTTTTCGTGGGGCGTGGCTGCTAAGTGCAGGCTCCGGTGCTGTTCTCTCTAGGCACCAGGCCGGCgtgcgctggctgtggggggaagatCAGAGGCCCCTTCCTGCTCCGCGTGGCGCCCGACACAGAGTGGCACATGGGCTGTCTCCGCTGTAGCTGCTGCCGGCTCAGCCTGGCGCACAGccccacctgcttcctgcgcgACGGCAGGGTTTACTGCAGAGCCGACTATCTCAGGTAAGGCCCTGCCccatgggggcactgaccccGGGGCCTCCTGCTCCAGCCGGCTCATTTTAACCTCTCTGTGGAGCAGCCAGTAGGGGGCGACAAAGCCCCACGTTGACCCACCGAACAGGTGCATAATGGGTAGCGGCTGGCTGAGCTGCCCCAGGGCCGCGTCTCCACTGGGGCCATCCCCAGGGGCGAGAGAGGAGCTCAGCGCTCATGGCGGCAGCTGCCGCCCACAGTGCCCCGTGTCGGTGGTTCCCACGCTGCGGCACTGAGCTATCATGGCAGCTGGGTGTCCTACATTGATTAGGCGGCTGAGAACCGGCAAACTCGCTGCGTCTGGCCCAGCACCTTCCCACGCTGGTTTGAAACaggacaaaaaaacccaccttgcaCGGATGCTGCAGGATGGTCAGAGGCTGGGCAACCaatggcctggggctcccctcgaAGCCAGCCTAGGGGAGGCCTGTGGGATGTGGGCAGAACCTGGAAAGGGCAGGTGTAAATCACTCTGGCTCTATGGATGTCATGGGAACaaggcccatttacaccagctaaggagctGGTCCTTTGTCCCGATGGAGTTGCTGCAATGGGCTCCCTCGCCACCCCCATCCTCATCCGTGCCAGGCTTGCTGTAGTGAGCTCCCTTCCCCTATGCACCCCATGCCCATCTGTCTGAGCATCCCCTTTTCtctgccctcctctcccctgcaggcTATTCTCCACGAGATGCGCCCGCTGCCGGGAGACCTTGCTGCCCTCTGACCTGGTGTTACGGGCACGAGGGGCTGTATACCACCAGGCCTGCTTCTGCTGCTCCCTCTGCCAACGCCGGCTGCTGCCCGGTGAGCAGTTCACTCTGCAGCCGGATGGGTTGTACTGCCCCATGCACCAGTGGCCTgggcaggaaggggcagagccagagATGCCGGTATCAGCATGGAACAAGTGGCACCGGTCAGGTAAGCTCTGGGCCAGGTCGCTTGCCCAGAAGGGGGCTCCCCACGGGTAGCACTAGAAGAGGTCTTGGTACAACCCCATGCTGAGCTACCCAGGCACAGCCAGGCAAACCCAGTTAAGAGCAAGGCAGTGGGTTTGCCTGACTGTCCATACTCCCCAGGGGCAAGCTCTGTCTGCGCacactgctggggggggggcgggagggaaacCATGTAGCCGGGAGGGTATTTCACACAGGAGCCGGCCAACAGCTTCCCATCTCTGCTATCCGGATTTGAACTAGCCCCCTAGAGGGGACCGCTTCCCTACCCCACTCCCAGTCCCCCAACCCACGCTGAATTCCAGTGCACCAACGCTCCCCACTGCCTGGTGTTAGCCGGAGCCCATCCTGCTGGGGTTTAAAAATCCtgcctctttccctgcccccagtgaTGAGCTCCAGCATCCCCGTGGCCCAGGGCAGCTCAGGGAAGCTGACCCGCGTCCGCACCGTCCTGAACGAGCAACAGCTCCAGGCCCTGAGCTCCTGCTATGCGGCCAACCCTCGCCCCGACGCCGGGCTGaaggagcagctggtggagctgaCCGGCCTCAGCCCTCGCGTCATCCGGGTCTGGTTCCAGAACAAGCGCTGCAAGGACAAGAAGCGGAACCTTGTGAGCCAGCTGCAGCCGCCGCCCCTGGTAAGAGGGACGTGCAGTCTGTGTGACTGTCCAACCCAGGCCAGGGAGACTGGAGAACGGAGAGccacagggtctgtctgtgttCAGGAGCCTGGATAGAAAATCCCCTTTACAGATGCTGCAGGAGAAGCACAGCACCATCCCCATCAGGAATGCAGCAGCATCTGGTTCACTACTGAGTGTGCAACTGTCACTACTTACACTGGTGAAATGAGCCTTGCAAGATGGCTTCTGCATTCAAGGTTCCTTGGTGGGGTCACAGCCAGGCGTGGTGGGGTTTGGAGTGCAAATCCTGTAAGAGAAAGTATAAATTGGGGCAGGGACCCCAGGGAATCTGAGGTTTGCAAACCTCTCAGACTATTGAGTGGGTTCCAGGTTGTGAAACTTTTTACCTGGGATTTATACCCAGGGAAGGAGGATTTAAAGGAAAATTCCTGCAACATTTGAGCTGTGCTCTGTGTGGTAACCTCCACCTTTATATAGTGCTTGTTATCCCTAGAGCATGTCTCACAGGTGGGAGACCCCATtttacaggggaaactgaggcacagagctgggtggggaacTTGCCCAAGGCTGAGGGGCACACGaaagactagaacccaggaggcctCGCTTCCAGGCCACTTCCCCCATCCACAGGCTATTTTGCCACCCAGCCTGACCctgtccagcccagcccagcccagcccagcccaatcGGAACTGGTGCTCGTATTAAAACCCCATCCAAGCTTGAATCGATTTGTCCTCCGTGCGATGCCCCAGCGG comes from Gopherus flavomarginatus isolate rGopFla2 chromosome 24, rGopFla2.mat.asm, whole genome shotgun sequence and encodes:
- the LOC127040240 gene encoding insulin gene enhancer protein ISL-2B-like, with the translated sequence MEAGPERAHPSGKEERRAGQRDCGPGSGEGSQGTRPACAGCGGKIRGPFLLRVAPDTEWHMGCLRCSCCRLSLAHSPTCFLRDGRVYCRADYLRLFSTRCARCRETLLPSDLVLRARGAVYHQACFCCSLCQRRLLPGEQFTLQPDGLYCPMHQWPGQEGAEPEMPVSAWNKWHRSVMSSSIPVAQGSSGKLTRVRTVLNEQQLQALSSCYAANPRPDAGLKEQLVELTGLSPRVIRVWFQNKRCKDKKRNLVSQLQPPPLSLQGAVGTRMVAASPQPQDEAYAWSLVEVQRGRPSWQLVSSTEEAGFSQLLRLRDPEQLGWVCSVLR